A genomic region of Candidatus Zixiibacteriota bacterium contains the following coding sequences:
- a CDS encoding translation initiation factor IF-3 has translation MIRIPEVRVIDSDGQQVGVMQTRDALELAYSRGLDLVEISPTARPPVCKILEFGRYKYELQKKTRVSKKKQHAVTMKEMQYRPKIEDHDYQFKTRHVIEFLNAGHKVKVMVQFRGREMAHKEYGEQLMQQLIADLSEHAVVEMPAKMEGNTLTMVVSPKIDASKSKGSENAEGKDESGGGEEI, from the coding sequence ATGATCCGCATCCCGGAAGTGAGAGTGATCGACTCGGACGGCCAACAAGTTGGCGTGATGCAAACGCGGGATGCCTTAGAACTGGCTTACAGTCGCGGACTTGATTTGGTAGAGATATCGCCGACGGCGCGGCCGCCGGTGTGCAAGATTCTCGAATTCGGCCGCTACAAATACGAACTGCAGAAGAAGACGCGCGTGTCGAAGAAGAAGCAGCACGCGGTGACGATGAAGGAGATGCAGTATCGACCGAAGATCGAGGACCACGATTATCAATTCAAGACGCGCCATGTTATTGAGTTCCTCAACGCCGGACACAAAGTCAAGGTGATGGTGCAGTTTCGCGGCCGCGAGATGGCACACAAGGAGTACGGCGAGCAATTGATGCAGCAACTAATCGCGGATCTGTCCGAGCACGCCGTGGTCGAGATGCCGGCGAAGATGGAGGGCAACACGCTGACGATGGTGGTGAGCCCGAAGATCGATGCGAGTAAGAGTAAAGGAAGCGAGAATGCCGAAGGTAAAGACGAATCGGGCGGCGGCGAAGAGATTTAA
- the rpmI gene encoding 50S ribosomal protein L35, which produces MPKVKTNRAAAKRFKKTASGKVKFKHGYARHILAKKSAKRKRQMRKAQFASGADFRKLKYLLPYN; this is translated from the coding sequence ATGCCGAAGGTAAAGACGAATCGGGCGGCGGCGAAGAGATTTAAGAAGACCGCGTCCGGTAAGGTCAAGTTTAAGCACGGCTATGCGCGCCATATTCTGGCCAAGAAATCCGCCAAGCGGAAACGCCAGATGCGCAAAGCGCAGTTTGCGAGCGGTGCGGATTTCCGCAAGCTCAAGTACCTGCTGCCGTACAATTGA
- the rplT gene encoding 50S ribosomal protein L20 yields the protein MPRATNNVASRRRRKKVLDRAKGNFGGRSKLIRTAKETVQKGLTYAYRDRRNRKRDYRRLWITRISAACRAADITYSKFINGLLKAGVNLDRKVLADMAIRDKATFVKLAEIAKSA from the coding sequence ATGCCACGCGCAACGAATAACGTTGCTTCGCGCCGCCGCCGGAAGAAAGTCTTAGATCGCGCCAAGGGCAACTTCGGCGGGCGCAGCAAGCTGATCCGCACGGCCAAAGAGACCGTCCAGAAGGGTCTGACCTACGCTTATCGCGACCGTCGCAATCGCAAGCGCGACTATCGCCGGCTTTGGATTACCCGCATTTCTGCGGCGTGCCGGGCGGCCGATATCACCTATTCGAAGTTCATCAACGGTCTGCTCAAGGCCGGCGTGAACCTCGACCGCAAGGTGCTGGCCGACATGGCCATTCGCGACAAAGCCACCTTTGTAAAACTCGCCGAAATCGCCAAGAGCGCCTAA
- the pheS gene encoding phenylalanine--tRNA ligase subunit alpha, giving the protein MSETAADILAQAQADLAAAATPEQVEACRVRFLGKKGGVTALLKSLKDLDPEQRRTVGQQANDLRVAIEQLLEQRLTAVGDQSARSKVKIDYTLPGKRYPAGKLHPVTQTLNEIVDIFYGMGFRVAEGPEVETEYYNFGALNFPPDHPARDMQDTFYVGKDTVLRTHTSPIQIREFERTKPPVRIVAPGRVYRQEAISARSYCVFHQVEGFYVDHDVTFADLKGVLTAFAHTFFGSDVKFRFRPSFFPFTEPSMEVDISCILCGGRGCRVCKHEGWLEILGCGMIDPNVFKSVNYDPEVYSGYAFGMGVERIAMLRYQIDDIRLFFENDLRFLDQF; this is encoded by the coding sequence ATGTCCGAGACTGCGGCGGACATACTGGCGCAGGCGCAGGCGGATCTTGCCGCTGCGGCCACGCCGGAACAGGTCGAAGCCTGTCGGGTCCGATTTCTCGGCAAGAAGGGCGGTGTCACCGCTCTGCTGAAAAGCCTCAAGGACCTTGATCCCGAGCAGCGCCGCACGGTCGGCCAGCAGGCAAATGATCTGCGCGTGGCCATCGAGCAACTGCTTGAGCAGCGGCTCACGGCTGTCGGCGATCAGAGCGCTCGTTCCAAGGTAAAGATCGACTATACCCTGCCGGGGAAGCGTTATCCGGCGGGGAAGCTCCACCCCGTCACCCAGACCTTGAACGAAATCGTTGACATTTTCTACGGTATGGGCTTCCGCGTGGCCGAAGGGCCGGAGGTAGAGACGGAATATTATAACTTCGGGGCGCTCAATTTCCCGCCCGATCATCCGGCGCGCGATATGCAGGATACATTTTATGTCGGCAAGGACACGGTGCTGCGGACACATACCTCGCCGATCCAGATTCGCGAATTTGAGCGCACCAAGCCACCGGTGCGGATTGTGGCGCCCGGGCGGGTGTATCGCCAGGAGGCGATCAGCGCGCGCTCGTACTGCGTCTTCCACCAGGTCGAGGGCTTCTACGTTGATCACGATGTCACGTTTGCCGATCTGAAGGGCGTGCTGACGGCATTCGCACATACGTTCTTCGGCAGCGACGTCAAGTTCCGCTTCCGGCCCAGTTTCTTCCCGTTCACCGAGCCGTCGATGGAAGTCGACATTTCGTGTATTCTCTGCGGCGGCCGCGGTTGTCGGGTGTGCAAGCATGAGGGCTGGCTCGAAATCCTTGGCTGCGGCATGATCGATCCGAACGTGTTCAAGTCGGTCAACTACGACCCGGAGGTTTACTCCGGCTACGCATTCGGCATGGGCGTGGAGCGGATTGCCATGCTGCGCTATCAGATTGACGATATCCGGCTCTTCTTCGAAAACGACCTGCGATTTCTGGACCAGTTCTAA